The Pygocentrus nattereri isolate fPygNat1 chromosome 29, fPygNat1.pri, whole genome shotgun sequence genomic sequence CACAATCGACGTTACAAAATTCGTCCACACTGCAAGCAATGACACACTTCCCCAAGAGAACTGTCCAAAtgtcttacatagtgcagctttaatttaGCCATGTTCTTCTTCTGCAGGCACACGTTTTGCTGCACTAATGCAGAAGTCAGTAGGTGTGGAGCTCATGAGTGCACACACGTCTTACATGCTACAGTTGCTTCGATCGCCACTCAGCCAATCGGGTTTCAGAACTGGAGCCATCCACTTTATGGCTGATATTTTGATGGCCATGTCGTTGATTTTAACGACTTGCTCaattttttacttatttgttaACAGGTAAAGTAAAGAAGGAGGAAAGACGTTGGGGTTACTAATCCAACTCATCAATCTTACACACGTCATAATCCAACAACTTTATTtatgccaaataaataaaaaataaaccatttttcaGAGACGTGTGAGAACTTGGCAGGAAAGCTCCAAGTTTAGGTCAGCGCCAAATATTAAATTTCCATGCACATGTCAGCGACATTTTGGCAATATTATAGCTAACAGTGAGAAATAAATGTGGAAATAAACATTGATGATAACAGGTCAGATGAAATTGACTAAACGgctgaaaagtgctgtatatgCTGTTTACTAGTAgtagaaaaaagttaaaaagtcaTAAGTAAGGCCACTCGCCCACAACATAACACGGGTAAATAAACCCACGGCATCAGTCTGATCTGACGATCACAGGTACTGAAACAGCAGTAATGCTGTAGAATGTGAGTAGGAGCAATATCATCGTTTATGGCTTGTGCCAAGGCTCCTGGGTTGAGTAATGTGAAATGACAAAACATCTGACATGCACAATGTTACTTACAATACCTGGAATAACAGCGCAAGCAAATGACTTCAAAACCCAACGCTGAGGCTGGTTTTACACAGTCAGTGAGCTTTTAGACACACTTACCTCCCGTGTACAAAAAGGAGCTTGACAGCCCACCAAAATAGATAAGAGCCAGATGCTCGAGTCTCAGCGTAGAGAGAAAATATAACAAGGTGGCGCAAAGGCATCCCACAGAGTACAACAAGGCGCCGAACATCACCACGTCCTGCGGCTCCAAAATCTGATCCACCAAAGTCCTGTCGTCGCTCTTTTTATGGTCAATTCCCTTGGAGAAATCATAGTACGTGTTCACCAAGTTCCCTGCCCCATGGACCACCAGGACCGCCACCGCACAGACCAACAAAATGACCAGATCCACGGAGCCCTCAAGCTTGTACGCCAGAGCGCTTCCCAAAGCCACAGGCGTGAGGGAAGCGCTGAAGCTCCACGGCCGCAGAGCCAAGACGTACGCCGCACATTTGTCCTGCAGGTGCAAGGCCATCTTAGCCACTCTGGAAACCTTGCTGCTGTGATTTCTCTCCACGGACGAGCCGCCTGGCGCTTTTGCCCCATTCAGTCCGTTAGATCCCGCCAACACGTACGTCTCAGCGCTCATCTTCTTCTGGCCCGCTGCCATAGCTCCCTCAGTTTAGGGTTGTGGAAAAGTACCAAGAAGGTAGCAGCACCTGGAAGAAAGGGGTGGGCACAGAAACGGTCATGAATATGAGACCAAA encodes the following:
- the ubiad1 gene encoding ubiA prenyltransferase domain-containing protein 1, translated to MAAGQKKMSAETYVLAGSNGLNGAKAPGGSSVERNHSSKVSRVAKMALHLQDKCAAYVLALRPWSFSASLTPVALGSALAYKLEGSVDLVILLVCAVAVLVVHGAGNLVNTYYDFSKGIDHKKSDDRTLVDQILEPQDVVMFGALLYSVGCLCATLLYFLSTLRLEHLALIYFGGLSSSFLYTGGIGLKYVALGDVVILITFGPLAVMFAHAVQVGYLSVLPLVYAVPLALNTEAILHSNNTRDMDSDKQAGIVTLAILVGPTLSYVIYNLLLFVPYVLFCILATRYTISMALPLLTLPMAFPLERQFRSQCYTKIPQKTAKLNLLMGLFYVFGIILAPQGSLPLL